The Aspergillus flavus chromosome 2, complete sequence region CCGCATACCACTGCCCCGCCTGcaaaaccaaaaccccaATCAAAACCAACGCAAGAATAGTATTGCTAGCCGCAAGCACCTTCAACGAATCCTCCCGTCCCAAAATCTGCCCCTTATCCTCTTCACTCGTAGCCAAATCCTCCCCATACTTGCCCGCGCTGACCAACCTCAACCCCTTAACGATATTGGCAATGTAGACGGTGATTCCGCACATGTAGAGAACCAGCGACGCGCCGTCGAAGAGCATGTTTGATTCGGAGGGCTTGTAGAGCTTGAGGATTAGGCCgaggaggccgaggaagatgacgatgtggAGGATGCGGGGGATTAGGGGGGGCGAGGCGTGCAGGAAGCGGAGGTGGGCTTCGAAGTAGTCGTAGTGGGTGGGTGGGGTGGGGTGGTTGGACCAGAGAATTGGGTAGTCGTaggggaggagggagaagatgattcccaggaagaaggccgttgctgtttctcttttgttaGTTGGTGGTTCTTTAAAGTGTGGTTATGGGGATTTTGGTTATGAGGTTATTCGGAAGAACATACGGCAGACGATGAGAAAGGTCGCGAAGGACCCGTTGCGGAAGGCCATTTtgcctctttctttttcttctttttctccctttttttggtttctGGTGGAAAGGTAGGGATATGAAGGGAGGTGAGATTGGGCTTCGTATACGAggcggaaagaagaggtggtcgctaatttattatttgatgCGGTTGCATTTGCCAAGAAGATTAAATGGATCCCCAACCAACGCCCCGGCTTATCGGTTATCAATGGCTATTGCGACTGATTTGATAAGAAGATTGATTCGTAGATTAGGTGAAGGATTGGAGATTGCGATTTGTATTTTGTCAGGTGATTGATGTGgtttttatacttttatgTCTTTTTATttgaggggaggggaggttTGGATGGACCGAGGTTTATATATGGGGTTCGGGAACTGTGGTTTGGGGTTACATTGCGATTAGAATGTTGAGCTTGTGGGACGGGGGTTGTTCTTTATGGTTGGTTACTCTTTATTTCTTACTTTGTAGGACTAATTAGGGCTTGGTACTGTCGTGGATCAATGAATGATTTATATATGATGATAATTAACCTTCATTGTGAGTCTCCATTATGAGGTTTAATGTAGTAACATCGTCTCTGTAGCTAAAACAAGAATAGATTATCCAGATATCATGTATCAGTTTGCTCCCTAAGTAACCAACCAACAAGAATGTATTCTGCAGAAACAACCAGGCCAGTATGCAAAGCAGTTAGAACTAGAATCTATAGATACCGCCCGCAGTCTTATCCTAGTTGAACCGCCATGCCAGCCGTAGCACCTGTAGGCAATAGTGGAAATAAAGGTACCTGGCTGCTGGGCGAAAAGATGTTCGAAATTGCagtcttcttccatccagATCTCTGTACCTGAGTGGCGAGCCGGGAATAAGC contains the following coding sequences:
- a CDS encoding putative secretory component protein shr3 encodes the protein MAFRNGSFATFLIVCPTAFFLGIIFSLLPYDYPILWSNHPTPPTHYDYFEAHLRFLHASPPLIPRILHIVIFLGLLGLILKLYKPSESNMLFDGASLVLYMCGITVYIANIVKGLRLVSAGKYGEDLATSEEDKGQILGREDSLKVLAASNTILALVLIGVLVLQAGQWYAERKDAQEVEDMDGKKGGSSSSSSAGVEAEGVSSGVKGKGGAKKRN